The following are encoded together in the Hyalangium minutum genome:
- a CDS encoding ABC-F family ATP-binding cassette domain-containing protein, producing MTLLRAANVQLTFGSRTVFEGLTLTIEEGERVGLVGVNGSGKSSLMKIMAGVSRPDAGELQLRRGARVTYLPQEPEFPEGATVASELSVSQGPLKEVLTAHAELSRKLESTPAEAHEKLLEQLASLNDRIEQLGGWDTEHHAKMLLDRLGVKEWDRPVSQLSGGLRKRVAIARALLTRPDLLMLDEPTNHLDADTVDWLEGELDKLPGSLLLVTHDRYFLDGLVDRIVEIQPGGGVVSYPGNYEAYIEQKLVAQENASLAQHKRERWIAQEVAWLRRGPEARRTKSKARIDRARKLMAEKGFQRPKVAELQVLAAPRLGHTVIEAEGIGKSYGDRKVLKNVDFRLQRGERVGIVGPNGVGKTTFLRVLLGELPPDSGKLVIGKNTKVAYYDQTRASLDPEQTVYEAASPGEDWVEFGDKKVALRDYLEDLLFPVPMQKQKVAALSGGERNRLLLARLFLEGANVLVLDEPTNDLDIVTLNVLEGLLLSFTGSVLLVTHDRYFLDKVATSILAFEGDGRVVRYEGNYAMYRRLKDQAEAAKAAEASATAPKKEAPPPSQAEAPKQARKPGKLSYKEQRELDGMEAAIEAAETRKAELEAKLADPTVYSSATKVPELQRELETATVEVDRLYARWQELQNLVSG from the coding sequence GTGACCCTGCTCCGCGCCGCCAATGTCCAGCTGACCTTCGGAAGCCGTACCGTCTTCGAGGGGCTCACCCTCACCATCGAGGAGGGTGAGCGCGTCGGCTTGGTGGGAGTGAACGGGTCGGGGAAGTCCTCGCTGATGAAGATCATGGCGGGGGTGTCGCGGCCGGACGCGGGGGAGCTTCAGCTCCGCCGTGGGGCTCGCGTCACCTACCTGCCGCAGGAGCCCGAGTTCCCCGAGGGCGCCACGGTGGCCTCGGAGCTGTCGGTGTCGCAGGGGCCGCTGAAGGAGGTGCTCACGGCGCACGCGGAGCTGAGCCGCAAGCTGGAGTCCACTCCGGCGGAGGCCCACGAGAAGCTGCTGGAGCAGCTCGCCTCGTTGAACGACCGCATCGAGCAGCTCGGCGGCTGGGACACGGAGCACCACGCGAAGATGCTGCTGGACCGGCTGGGCGTGAAGGAGTGGGACCGGCCGGTGTCTCAGCTGTCTGGCGGCTTGCGCAAGCGCGTGGCGATTGCGCGGGCGCTGCTGACGCGGCCGGACCTGCTGATGCTGGACGAGCCCACCAACCACCTGGACGCGGACACGGTGGACTGGCTCGAGGGAGAGCTGGACAAGCTCCCAGGCTCGCTGCTGCTGGTGACGCACGATCGCTACTTCCTGGACGGGCTGGTGGATCGAATTGTGGAGATCCAACCCGGCGGAGGCGTGGTCTCGTACCCGGGCAACTACGAGGCGTACATCGAGCAGAAGCTGGTGGCGCAGGAGAACGCGTCCCTGGCGCAGCACAAGCGTGAGCGGTGGATCGCGCAAGAAGTGGCCTGGCTGCGGCGAGGCCCCGAGGCGCGGCGCACGAAGAGCAAGGCGCGCATCGATCGGGCGCGGAAGCTGATGGCAGAGAAGGGCTTCCAGCGGCCGAAGGTGGCGGAGCTGCAGGTGCTGGCGGCGCCCCGGCTCGGGCACACGGTCATCGAGGCAGAGGGGATTGGAAAGTCCTACGGCGACCGGAAGGTGCTGAAGAACGTGGACTTCCGGCTGCAGCGCGGCGAGCGCGTGGGAATCGTGGGGCCCAACGGCGTGGGCAAGACGACGTTCCTGCGGGTGTTGCTGGGCGAGCTGCCTCCGGACAGCGGGAAGCTGGTCATCGGGAAGAACACGAAGGTGGCGTACTACGACCAGACGCGGGCCTCGCTGGATCCCGAGCAGACGGTGTACGAGGCGGCCTCTCCGGGCGAGGACTGGGTAGAGTTCGGCGACAAGAAGGTGGCCCTGCGGGACTACCTGGAAGACCTGCTGTTCCCGGTACCGATGCAGAAGCAGAAGGTGGCGGCGCTGTCGGGAGGCGAGCGCAACCGGCTGCTGCTGGCGCGGCTGTTCCTGGAAGGGGCGAACGTCCTGGTGCTGGACGAGCCCACGAACGATCTGGACATCGTGACGTTGAACGTCCTGGAGGGGCTGCTGCTGAGCTTCACGGGGAGCGTGCTGCTGGTGACCCACGACCGGTACTTCCTGGACAAGGTGGCCACGTCCATCCTGGCTTTCGAGGGAGACGGGCGGGTAGTCCGGTACGAGGGCAACTACGCGATGTACCGGCGCCTGAAGGACCAGGCGGAGGCGGCTAAAGCGGCGGAGGCCTCGGCGACAGCGCCGAAGAAGGAGGCCCCTCCCCCGTCCCAGGCCGAGGCGCCGAAGCAGGCGCGGAAGCCCGGGAAGCTCTCGTACAAGGAGCAGCGGGAGCTGGACGGAATGGAGGCGGCGATCGAGGCGGCGGAGACGCGCAAAGCGGAGCTGGAAGCGAAGCTGGCCGACCCCACCGTCTACAGCAGCGCGACGAAGGTGCCGGAGCTGCAGCGCGAGCTGGAGACTGCGACCGTCGAGGTGGACCGGCTGTACGCGCGCTGGCAGGAACTGCAGAACCTCGTCAGCGGTTGA
- a CDS encoding DEAD/DEAH box helicase, which produces MTFDELKLAEPLLRAVKAEGYTTPTPIQTQAIPPALAGRDVLGCAQTGTGKTAAFALPILHRLSEGRPAPAAHGRPIRALILTPTRELASQIVESFQAYGKFTSLTWAVIFGGVGQNAQEQALRRGVDVLVATPGRLLDLMSQKLVSYKALEVFVLDEADRMLDMGFIHDVKKVIAAIPAKRQTLFFSATMPPEIQALSKGILKDPAKVEVVPQSTTAEKVEQRLYFVEREQKRHLLVHLLGDTSIRRALVFTRTKHGANRVTRQLEAARITAEAIHGNKSQNARERALDSFKDGSCRVLVATDIAARGIDIEGITHVINFDLPNIPESYVHRIGRTGRAGAAGTALSFCDTEERAYLKDIERTIRRHVPVVADHPFRSGSGAPTPSVLGAAQGQSAQGGQRSEGGQRHGGGQRPQGGSQRRGGGGQRHGESRRDGAEAHGPRGDGQRRRRGGRGRPGGQGGEARQSQGQHRGTDGRGAPSAAPASAAPRPPPARTSPKWL; this is translated from the coding sequence ATGACTTTTGACGAACTGAAGCTCGCTGAACCCCTGCTGCGCGCCGTGAAGGCCGAGGGCTACACCACTCCCACTCCCATCCAGACCCAGGCCATTCCTCCGGCGCTCGCCGGCCGCGACGTGCTGGGCTGCGCACAGACGGGCACGGGCAAGACGGCGGCGTTCGCGCTGCCCATCCTCCACCGGCTCTCCGAGGGCCGCCCCGCTCCGGCCGCGCACGGGCGCCCCATCCGCGCGCTCATCCTCACCCCCACTCGCGAGCTGGCCAGCCAGATCGTCGAGAGCTTCCAGGCCTACGGGAAGTTCACCTCGCTCACGTGGGCGGTGATCTTTGGCGGCGTGGGGCAGAACGCGCAGGAGCAGGCGCTGCGGCGCGGCGTGGACGTGCTGGTGGCGACGCCCGGGCGGCTGTTGGACCTGATGAGCCAGAAGCTCGTCTCGTACAAGGCGCTCGAGGTGTTCGTGCTGGACGAGGCCGACCGCATGCTGGACATGGGCTTCATCCATGACGTGAAGAAGGTCATCGCGGCGATCCCTGCGAAGCGGCAGACGCTGTTCTTCTCCGCGACGATGCCGCCGGAGATCCAGGCGCTGAGCAAGGGCATCCTGAAGGATCCGGCGAAGGTGGAGGTGGTGCCGCAATCCACCACGGCGGAGAAGGTGGAGCAGCGGCTGTACTTCGTGGAGCGCGAGCAGAAGCGCCACCTGCTGGTGCACCTGCTGGGCGACACGAGCATCCGCCGGGCGCTGGTGTTCACGCGGACGAAGCACGGCGCCAACCGGGTGACGCGGCAACTGGAGGCGGCGCGCATCACCGCCGAGGCCATTCACGGCAACAAGAGCCAGAACGCGCGCGAGCGGGCGCTGGACTCGTTCAAGGACGGCAGCTGCCGGGTGCTGGTGGCCACGGACATCGCGGCGCGCGGCATCGACATCGAGGGGATTACCCACGTCATCAACTTCGATTTGCCGAACATCCCCGAGTCCTACGTGCACCGCATTGGCCGCACGGGCCGCGCGGGCGCGGCGGGCACGGCGCTGTCCTTCTGCGACACGGAGGAGCGCGCGTACCTGAAGGACATCGAGCGCACCATCCGGCGGCACGTGCCGGTGGTGGCGGACCACCCGTTCCGCTCGGGCTCCGGGGCGCCGACGCCCTCGGTGCTGGGGGCGGCGCAGGGACAGTCCGCGCAGGGCGGACAGCGGTCCGAGGGTGGACAGCGGCACGGCGGCGGGCAGCGCCCTCAGGGCGGCAGCCAGCGGCGCGGCGGTGGCGGCCAGCGGCACGGCGAGTCGCGGCGGGACGGAGCCGAGGCCCACGGTCCTCGGGGGGACGGGCAGCGGCGCCGGCGCGGTGGGCGCGGGCGTCCGGGCGGCCAGGGTGGCGAGGCCCGGCAGTCGCAGGGGCAGCACCGGGGCACGGACGGACGGGGTGCTCCCTCGGCGGCTCCGGCTTCGGCGGCGCCTCGGCCTCCTCCGGCGCGCACCTCTCCGAAGTGGCTCTGA